TGTTCCGCGATCTCGGCCGTCCGCCGCAGCCCTCCGATCTGCTGCGGGTGAAGCGCATCGGCAAGACCGAGGCCTGGGACCGCTGGTTTGCCGCTGCGGGTGTCGACTCCGATGCCACGCCCGGGGAGATGCCGTTCGATCTCAGTGTGCAACAGCTCGAAGTCACGGCCGCGCTCGCCAGCAATGGCGCGGCCATGAGCTCGCCGATCTTCTTCCGGAACGAGCTCTGCGCCGGGCTGTTGATCCAGCCCTTCGACCTGATGCTCGCCGGCGGCCACGATTATTGGCTGACCTACCCGGCGCGACGCCGGACCGCGCGCAAGATCAGCCTGTTCCGCGATTGGCTGCTGCAGCAGGCGAGCGAGGTGCCGGCTATTTCGTCAGCCCCTTCTTCGCCAGCCAGTCCTGGATCAGCTGCGCGACAGAAAGATTATTCTTGTCCAGCATGATCATGTGCGAATTGCCGGTGATGCCGACGGTGGGCAGGTTGACGACCTCGACCGAGCCACCGGCCGCGGTGATCTTGTCGCCGAAATCGGTCGCGGTCTTGCGGATCGTCGGCCAGCGCGCGTCCTGCTCGATATGGTCGCCGAAGACCATCAGCACGGGGATATCCTTCAGTGCCGCCGCCTTGGCCGGGTCGCCGATGCCTGCCGGCTCGACCGCGATCAGCGCCTTGACCTTGTCCGGCCGCGCCTGCGCCACCTTGAAGCCGAACTGGCCGGACTGGCTGTGGAAGGCGATCACGCAGGGGCAGACCTTGTCGACCTCGGCGATATAGGCGTCGATGATCATCTGGTCGGTCGAGGTCCAGCGCGGCACGATCTGCTTGACGAAGTTGTCGTAGCCTTCGGCCGGGAACTGGCTGCCCGGCAGGTATTTGCGCTTGGCCGGATCGCCATCATAGCCGCCGCTCGCGCCGATGCGGAAGCGCTCGAACGGGTTCGCCGTGGTCAGGAAGACCGGCTCGCCGGGGATCACGTCGGGATACATCGCCCAGCCCGAGCGCCCGCGCTCGACCGCATCGGAATTGTAGACCGACCAGCCCTTGCGCAGGAAGAATTCGAGCCAGCCCTGGCGCCCGTCAGGGGTCGTCTCGTAGTTGACGCCGGTCATGCCGCCGCCATGCCAGAGCAGGAGCGGGACGGTGCCACGCTCGTTCTGCGGCAGGAAGTACTGCACATACATCTGCCCGGTCTGGTAGGTGCCGTTCGGGTCGACGCGGGCCGGCGTGCCACCCGGGGTGAACACCACGTCCTTGACCGGCCGGCCGGAGAGCTCGACCAGCTTGCCGCCGACATGGAAGGAGCCCATCCCGCGCAGGGAGATCGGCTCCTGCGCCTGCTGGGCCTGTGCCGGGCCGAGGCTGCATGCCAGGCCGAAAGCGGCCGCCAGAAAATGACGCTTCATGGTCCCTCCCGTCGCCGCGATGGGCGTTATTGATGCGCGGCCATCTTCGGCCGCGCCGCGCGGGGGAGACAATGGTCTTTGCCGGCAGCTGTGAAATGCAAATGCCGGAGCGATTGATGCAGGTAACGTATCAAACCGCGCGCGCGGCTTGCGGAGAGGAGGCGCGAGGCTTAAATTCTAGAATGACTGGCCGTAATTCTAGAATGGGGGCGGTTTGCGAACCGAGAGCGCAATGGGCCTGAGCATCAAGAACGACACTGTCGAGGCGCTGGCGCGCGATCTCGCCCGCCGGCATGGCACAGGC
This sequence is a window from Bosea vestrisii. Protein-coding genes within it:
- a CDS encoding LysR substrate-binding domain-containing protein; this translates as MTQAAVSYQIKLLEERLGLPLFQRLSRRVALTEAGERLASSVMDSFDGLRAAFAAVTETAEGVLSIQALPTFASNWLVPRLGLFQCENPGLAVRMVTQVGLHDPQADGCDVAIHRGTGQWPGLEAHWLMKSEFTPLCGSNLFRDLGRPPQPSDLLRVKRIGKTEAWDRWFAAAGVDSDATPGEMPFDLSVQQLEVTAALASNGAAMSSPIFFRNELCAGLLIQPFDLMLAGGHDYWLTYPARRRTARKISLFRDWLLQQASEVPAISSAPSSPASPGSAARQKDYSCPA
- a CDS encoding esterase — protein: MKRHFLAAAFGLACSLGPAQAQQAQEPISLRGMGSFHVGGKLVELSGRPVKDVVFTPGGTPARVDPNGTYQTGQMYVQYFLPQNERGTVPLLLWHGGGMTGVNYETTPDGRQGWLEFFLRKGWSVYNSDAVERGRSGWAMYPDVIPGEPVFLTTANPFERFRIGASGGYDGDPAKRKYLPGSQFPAEGYDNFVKQIVPRWTSTDQMIIDAYIAEVDKVCPCVIAFHSQSGQFGFKVAQARPDKVKALIAVEPAGIGDPAKAAALKDIPVLMVFGDHIEQDARWPTIRKTATDFGDKITAAGGSVEVVNLPTVGITGNSHMIMLDKNNLSVAQLIQDWLAKKGLTK